A window of Lacibacter sediminis contains these coding sequences:
- the rsgA gene encoding ribosome small subunit-dependent GTPase A produces MKALIYKSTGSWYVAKTEEGKIVQARIKGKFKIDGFTSTNPISVGDEVEVEMENDLEQTVMITAIADRRNYINRQSPANKHHHHIIASNLDQSLLFATLKEPRTSQGFIDRFLIASEAYHIPSVIVFNKADVYKKKEQAQFEDWKQMYETVGYKVILASMETGLGIDDIKTALKDKVTLLSGHSGVGKSTFINALMPDLLLRTEEVSGWSGKGMHTTTFAEMFDLPFGGKIIDTPGVKEFGLVDISRQELSHYFPEMRVLINDCQFNNCLHLEEPGCAVKAAVAKEEIHPLRYISYCGILATIETKKNY; encoded by the coding sequence ATGAAAGCCCTCATTTATAAATCGACAGGTAGTTGGTATGTTGCCAAAACAGAAGAAGGAAAGATCGTACAGGCACGTATCAAAGGGAAATTCAAAATTGATGGCTTCACTTCCACCAATCCAATTTCTGTGGGCGATGAAGTAGAGGTTGAAATGGAAAATGATCTGGAACAAACGGTTATGATCACCGCTATTGCAGATCGCCGAAACTACATCAACCGGCAAAGTCCGGCTAACAAACACCATCACCATATCATTGCTTCTAATCTCGATCAAAGTTTGTTGTTCGCAACATTAAAGGAGCCACGAACATCACAGGGATTTATTGATCGGTTTCTCATTGCATCGGAAGCCTATCATATTCCAAGTGTGATCGTATTTAATAAAGCAGATGTTTATAAGAAAAAAGAACAGGCGCAGTTTGAAGACTGGAAACAGATGTACGAAACAGTTGGCTATAAGGTTATACTTGCTTCCATGGAAACCGGTTTGGGAATTGATGATATCAAAACCGCATTGAAAGATAAAGTAACCTTGTTAAGCGGACATTCTGGTGTAGGTAAATCAACATTCATCAATGCATTGATGCCTGATCTATTGTTACGTACCGAGGAAGTAAGCGGCTGGAGTGGAAAAGGGATGCACACTACCACCTTCGCAGAAATGTTTGATCTGCCATTTGGTGGCAAGATCATTGACACACCCGGTGTAAAGGAATTTGGTTTGGTGGATATCAGCAGGCAGGAGCTTTCACATTATTTTCCTGAAATGCGGGTACTCATCAACGATTGTCAATTCAACAACTGTCTTCATTTGGAAGAACCCGGCTGTGCAGTAAAAGCAGCAGTGGCAAAAGAGGAAATTCACCCCCTGCGTTATATCAGCTATTGTGGAATATTGGCAACTATTGAGACAAAAAAAAACTACTAA
- a CDS encoding vWA domain-containing protein, with the protein MLNEWYQHIVFAYPYLLWLLLLLPLLIVWYIISHKKSSSSVTVSSLGIYRKTGSSKNVLRHLPFVLRLFSLALLIVAIARPQTRSSEERVEGEGIDIILCMDVSGSMLAEDFSPNRLEAMKKVASDFVDARKTDRIGLVIFSGESFTQCPPTTDYAALKSQIYAVRSGILQDGTAIGSGLSTSVERLKTSESKSKVVILLTDGENNGGLIPPSTAKEIAKAYQVKVYTIGMGTEGFAALPQQTTGGVVRTMEKVNIDEKLLREIANETGGSYFRAKDNESLSQIYADIDKLEKSKIETSTFSRYKEEFYPFAIAVVVLLLIEAWLRYKVLRKFP; encoded by the coding sequence ATGCTTAACGAGTGGTATCAACATATTGTATTTGCATATCCTTACCTGTTGTGGTTACTTTTATTGTTGCCGCTGTTGATCGTTTGGTATATCATCAGTCATAAAAAATCCTCTTCATCAGTTACAGTTTCATCATTAGGGATATATCGCAAAACAGGAAGCTCAAAAAATGTACTACGTCATTTGCCTTTTGTTCTTCGTTTATTTTCACTTGCATTGCTCATTGTTGCTATTGCCCGTCCGCAAACAAGAAGCAGTGAAGAACGTGTAGAAGGTGAGGGCATCGATATTATTCTTTGCATGGATGTAAGTGGTAGTATGCTGGCAGAAGATTTCAGTCCAAACAGGTTGGAAGCAATGAAAAAGGTAGCATCTGATTTTGTTGATGCAAGAAAAACAGATCGTATTGGGTTGGTAATTTTCTCTGGCGAATCATTTACACAATGTCCGCCAACTACTGATTATGCTGCACTCAAAAGTCAGATCTATGCGGTACGGAGCGGAATTTTGCAGGATGGTACGGCTATCGGATCAGGGTTGTCTACAAGTGTGGAGCGATTAAAAACAAGTGAGTCGAAAAGTAAAGTGGTGATTTTGTTAACCGATGGTGAGAATAACGGCGGATTGATTCCCCCAAGTACCGCCAAAGAAATTGCCAAAGCATACCAGGTGAAAGTGTACACCATTGGTATGGGTACGGAAGGCTTTGCAGCTTTACCACAGCAGACAACTGGCGGTGTTGTACGGACCATGGAAAAAGTAAATATTGATGAAAAACTGCTTCGTGAAATTGCCAATGAAACAGGGGGCAGTTACTTCCGTGCAAAGGATAACGAAAGTCTCAGCCAGATTTACGCAGATATTGATAAGTTAGAGAAATCGAAAATTGAAACAAGTACATTCTCCCGGTACAAAGAAGAATTCTATCCATTTGCAATTGCAGTTGTTGTGCTGTTATTAATTGAAGCATGGTTGCGTTATAAAGTGCTGCGGAAGTTTCCTTGA
- a CDS encoding DUF58 domain-containing protein: MLTTEEILKKVRALEIKSKRLTNHMFTGEYHSAFKGQGMSYKEVREYQPGDDIRFIDWNVSARYAHPYSKVFEEEREQSVFLLIDNSASISFGTHLQRKKDLVTELAAVLAFSAVNNNDKVGAILFGDKVQRFIAPKKAKQHTLYIVREMLSNDAASKQTNYIDAFRMFNNVCRRKSICFLISDFLGKGYEDALRVACKKHDVIGIKIYDQLDMRLPDAGLLQVADAETGEQRWIDTSSSLVRFEYEKDFHKHNDHVKDVFRRSGADLLHMRAGDDYVKVLQKFFINRSR; the protein is encoded by the coding sequence TTGTTAACTACTGAAGAAATATTAAAGAAGGTACGTGCACTTGAAATCAAAAGCAAGCGGCTCACCAATCACATGTTCACTGGTGAATATCATTCGGCGTTTAAGGGACAGGGGATGAGTTATAAAGAAGTACGTGAATACCAGCCTGGTGATGATATTCGTTTTATTGACTGGAACGTTAGTGCACGCTATGCACATCCGTATAGTAAAGTATTTGAAGAAGAACGTGAGCAAAGTGTATTCCTTTTAATTGATAACAGTGCAAGCATCAGTTTTGGTACACATCTTCAACGAAAAAAAGATCTTGTAACGGAGTTAGCAGCCGTGCTTGCTTTTTCGGCAGTAAACAACAATGATAAAGTGGGCGCTATTTTGTTTGGTGATAAAGTGCAACGTTTCATTGCACCCAAAAAAGCAAAACAACATACACTTTATATTGTACGTGAAATGCTGAGTAATGATGCGGCATCAAAGCAAACAAATTATATTGATGCATTCCGCATGTTTAATAATGTGTGCCGTAGAAAAAGTATTTGCTTTCTCATCAGTGATTTTTTAGGAAAGGGGTATGAAGATGCGTTGCGTGTTGCCTGCAAGAAACATGATGTGATCGGTATTAAAATTTACGATCAGCTTGATATGCGTTTGCCCGATGCAGGATTATTACAAGTAGCTGATGCAGAAACAGGTGAGCAACGTTGGATCGACACATCAAGTTCATTGGTGCGGTTTGAATACGAAAAAGATTTTCACAAGCATAACGATCATGTGAAAGATGTCTTCCGTCGTTCGGGAGCAGATCTGTTACACATGCGGGCAGGCGATGACTATGTAAAAGTGTTACAGAAATTTTTCATTAACAGGAGCAGATGA
- a CDS encoding AAA family ATPase, producing MLKTAEDIKVLNERIEYAGGFLDRLRAEVGKVLVGQQYMVDRLLIGLLGNGHILLEGVPGLAKTLAIKTLSQAINAKFSRIQFTPDMLPADVIGTMIYNQQKNEFFVRRGPIFANFVLADEINRAPAKVQSALLEAMQERQVTIGEHTYKLEEPFLVLATQNPLEQEGTYPLPEAQQDRFMLKVVVNYPTKEQEQLIIRQNTQQIASPVINPVVSIREVTEARDLARTIYMDEKIENYILDIVFATRKPDQVGLSSLKPLIAYGGSPRASINMALASKSVAFLNKRGYVLPEDVRTIAADVLRHRIGLTYEAEAENISVEEIISQIMNAVKVP from the coding sequence ATGTTAAAAACCGCAGAAGACATCAAGGTCCTGAATGAAAGAATTGAATATGCCGGAGGTTTTCTCGACCGGCTACGTGCAGAAGTTGGAAAAGTATTGGTAGGACAACAATATATGGTCGATCGTTTATTGATTGGCCTGTTGGGTAATGGCCACATTTTATTGGAAGGTGTGCCTGGTCTTGCAAAAACGTTGGCAATTAAAACCCTTTCCCAGGCCATCAACGCAAAATTCAGCCGTATCCAGTTTACACCCGATATGTTACCAGCCGATGTAATTGGCACTATGATCTATAACCAGCAGAAGAATGAATTCTTTGTGCGTCGTGGCCCCATCTTCGCCAATTTTGTGTTGGCCGATGAAATTAACCGTGCCCCTGCAAAAGTGCAGAGTGCTTTGCTAGAAGCGATGCAGGAACGCCAAGTAACAATTGGTGAACATACATACAAACTGGAAGAACCTTTCCTTGTGCTGGCAACACAAAACCCGTTGGAACAGGAAGGAACTTATCCGTTACCTGAAGCACAGCAAGATCGTTTTATGTTGAAGGTGGTGGTTAATTATCCAACAAAAGAACAAGAACAATTGATCATTCGACAGAACACCCAACAGATCGCTTCGCCGGTTATCAACCCTGTCGTATCAATTCGTGAAGTAACTGAAGCACGTGATCTTGCACGCACCATTTACATGGATGAAAAAATTGAGAATTATATTCTTGACATCGTATTTGCAACACGCAAGCCTGATCAGGTTGGTTTAAGCAGCCTGAAACCATTGATCGCTTACGGTGGTTCACCAAGAGCTTCTATTAATATGGCTCTTGCATCTAAGTCAGTTGCATTCCTCAACAAACGTGGATATGTGTTGCCTGAAGATGTACGTACCATTGCTGCTGATGTGTTGCGCCATCGTATCGGTTTAACCTACGAAGCAGAAGCAGAAAATATTTCAGTAGAAGAGATCATCAGCCAGATAATGAATGCGGTGAAAGTACCGTAA